GGGATCACCAAGAGGCCGATCAAACCGGCTACACCCATAATGGAAAAAATCGCTAAGGCGACGGCTAGCCCCCGATTCAGTCCCCGCTTTGTCAGCTGGCGAACCAGGCCATTCAGGGCAGAGGCGAGCACTACCGCCGTAAACCCTAACAGCAAGACTTGGCGAATTTCCCACAGAATGTAGAGAGACACCAAGAAGACGACTAAGCCAATCCATTTCCCTAGACTCAAAATCTGCCTCCAATATCGATATCACTAATTGGCAGGGAAGACTCCCCTCGCGCTTACCGAATTTTAGGAGACGGATTGCGTTTTCAGTAAGGGGAATCCTAATTCTTCACGTTGGAGGAGATAGAGTTGAGCGACTTGGCGGGCCATTTGCCGAATGCGGCCAATATAACGGGTCCGCTCCGTCACAGAAATAACGCCCCTGGCATCTAAAAGGTTAAAGGTATGGGAGCATTTGAGTACGTAGTCTAACCCTGGTAATACCAATTTTCTCTCTATAAGTTGCAAGGCTTCTTGCTCGTACAAACTAAAGAGCTGAAACAGTAGTTCTGGGTTAGAGGCTTCGAAGTTATAGGTGGATTGCTCAATTTCCCCTTGCAGATGGACATCACCATAGGTGAGGGTGCCGTTCCAATCAATTTTGGCAATGGCATCGGTTTCCTGCAAATACATGGTCAGTCGTTCGAGGCCATAGGTCAGCTCAATGGAAACGGGACGGCAATCTAGCCCGCCGCACTGTTGGAAGTAGGTAAACTGGGTGACTTCCATTCCGTCGAGCCAGACTTCCCAGCCGACACCCCAAGCACCAACGGCGGCATCTTCCCAGTTATCTTCAACAAAGCGAATGTCGTGATCTTCGGGCTGAATGCCTAGGACTCGCAGGGAGTCGAGATAAATATCTTGGATATCATCAGGGGAGGGTTTGACCAGGACTTGGTATTGATAGTAGTACTGATAGCGATTGGGGTTTTCGCCATAGCGACCATCGGCGGGGCGACGGCAGGGTTCGACGTAGGCCACGGCCCAGGGTTCTGGCCCCAAGGATCGCAAAAAAGTATGGGGGCTTTTGGTGCCTGCCCCTTTTTCTATGTCATAGGGCTGGACGA
The Acaryochloris marina S15 genome window above contains:
- the glyQ gene encoding glycine--tRNA ligase subunit alpha codes for the protein MNFQSVIAKLHEFWSDRGCLIVQPYDIEKGAGTKSPHTFLRSLGPEPWAVAYVEPCRRPADGRYGENPNRYQYYYQYQVLVKPSPDDIQDIYLDSLRVLGIQPEDHDIRFVEDNWEDAAVGAWGVGWEVWLDGMEVTQFTYFQQCGGLDCRPVSIELTYGLERLTMYLQETDAIAKIDWNGTLTYGDVHLQGEIEQSTYNFEASNPELLFQLFSLYEQEALQLIERKLVLPGLDYVLKCSHTFNLLDARGVISVTERTRYIGRIRQMARQVAQLYLLQREELGFPLLKTQSVS